ATTCAAGTTTCGCTTGGAACAAATCCGGATACTTTAATATTAAGGGCTGTAAGGGATAGTTTACCTTGGTATCATTCATATGTTGATGATTTTTATAACTCAAGATTGTTAGATACACTTAAAATATCCAGCCTACCATCGAACTATATAACAGATAGGAGGGGAGTGATAAAAGGTGTTAATCTTAACGGGGAGAAGTTAAAATCGAAACTTACAGAGCTTTTGCCTTAGTGGAAGTTGAAAAAAGATTTTTATTTCGATTTGAATGATTAATTTTGTTTAGTATTGAAGAGTAAGAATTAACGGGTAATATGTTTTTGTTGAATTAAAATTTTTTAGATGATGATAAATTTTTTAAGATCAAAATATCATGCAATTTGGATGCTGTTAGTATTAGTTCTTTTGAACTCGTGCAATGATAAGAATTCAGTATTGATACATGTTAAAATTACAAGTTCAAAAGATTCTAAAGTTTTTTTAGATAAATTAGACTTCTCCAAATCAACCTATATAGATTCAGTTGATATTTCAAAGGGCGAAAATAGTTTTAGTTTTAGGGCTAAATCCATAATGGAACCAACATTCTTTGTGCTTCGAGTTAAGGACAAAGGCGCAATTACACTACTTTCAGATCCAGGAGAAAAGATGGATCTTATTATTAATGCTGATAAACTCAATGATTATTCTGTTTTGGGTTCAAAAGGATCCTTAAAGACGAAGCAACTTACAAATAAGTTGAGCGAAACCAAAAGCAAACTCTACTCACTAAGATTAAAGTATAATTTGGCTCAAGAACCAGTGGTAAAGTCAATGATTGAACAGGAATACAATGCGGCAATTGACTCTCAACGTGCTTATAACTCCCGATTCATTTGGGCAAATGCAATGTCACGGGCAAGTGTAATGGCTGTATACCAAAAGTACGATGATAATACATATGTTCTTGATCGTGCTGAAGATCTTGTGCTATTCAAGACCGTTGCTTCAACATTAAAAGCACTTTACCCTAATTCGGATTATACAAAAGGAATGATTGCAGAAATCCATAAAATAGAGGGAATTATTCGAGGTAGTAGTATTAATAGCATAATAAACCAAGCGGTTACAACCATTCCGGATATAGCATTACCTAACCCTCAAGGAGATATAGTTAAACTTTCGACGCTTAAAGGGAAAGTAATTCTTCTTGGCTTTTGGGGATCGTGGGATCAAACAAGTCTTTTAGATAACAGGGAATTACTTAATATATATGCTCAATTTAAAAACAAGGGTTTTGAAATTTATCAAGTTTCTCTTGATACTAATCGCAGCGAATGGCTAAATGCAATTGAATCAGCAAGTTTGCCTTGGGCGAATGTATGTGAGTTAAATCCCAAAGGTTCATCGTATGCCTTAACCTATAATATTACACAAATACCTGCTAATTACCTTATTGATAGAAATCATACTATTATAGGGAAAAATCTTTTTGGGGATAATTTAATAAAAGAACTTCGCAAAGTACTATAAATACTATGCAGGGCAAGAAAATATATTTTGCTTCAGATTTGCATCTTGGTTTACCTACCCACGAGGAAAGTCTTCCTCGTGAAAAATTATTCATACAATGGCTAGATCGTATTAAACCTGATACTGCTGAACTTTACTTGCTTGGAGATATTTTTGATTTTTGGTTTGAATATAGTCGCGTAGTACCAAGGGGTTACAATCGTTTTATTGGAAAAATCGCTGAATTCACTGATTCTGGTATCCCTGTCTATTTTTTCAGTGGAAACCATGATGTTTGGATGTTCGACTACTTTCAGAAGGAACTCGGGGTTGAGGTACATCATAAACCGCTTATTAAGGAAATACTCAATAAACGATTTTTTCTTGCCCATGGAGATGGACTTGGCGCAGGAGACAGAGGTTACAAACTATTAAAATCAATTTTTACAAATCCCGCTCTCCAATGGCTGTTCGCTAGGTTGCATCCGAATTTTTCGTTATGGTTTGGCAACCAATGGTCGGTTAGCAGTAGATATTCAAAAGAAATTACACATACCTTCAAGGGAGAAGATGAATTAATAACAAAATTCACCCGCTCAGTTCTGGAAAAAGAACATTTCGATTATTTTATTTTTGGTCATTGGCATTCACCCATAATTTTCCCCTTAAATAGTTCATCAAATCTAATAATTCTGGGTGATTGGTTGGTTAGTAATACCTATTCAGTTTGGGATGGTGAGCAATTTAAACTCATGAAATTCAACAATACGGGTGAAGATGTTGTTTTAAGTGTAGCCAGATAGTTGGTAATTACACATTAAAAAACAAGATCCCATAAATGAACTTCTTAGCACACCTATACCTTTCTGGATCGGATGTTGAAGTTCGGTTAGGTAATTTTATTGGTGATTACGTTAAAGGGAAGAGTTACAGTCAATACCCTGAAGGCGTTCAAAAGGGAATAACCTTGCATCGTGATATTGATTCCTTTACTGATAAACATCTCTCAACCCAAGAATGTATACATTTACTTCGCCCCGGGTATGGTAAGTATGCTGGGGTTGTTGTAGATGTTCTGTTCGATTATGTGTTAGCGAATGAGTGGTATCGATACTCTGAGTCTAATCTTAAATCGTATACTCGGAGGTTTTACTTACAAATGGTTCTAAAATATACCCTTCTCCCTGTTCGAGTTAGAGAATTCCTTCCATTTATGATTCAAAGTAATAGACTATACAGTTATCGAACCAAAGAGGGTTTGGGTAAAGCAATTGAGATAATGAGTTCTGTAACCTCATTGCCCAGCAAACCGGGATATGCAATTGAAACTCTGAATTTAAACTACGAAAAGATATTCTTTAATTTCAATACACTTTTCCCCGAAATGATTGCATTTGTTGGTGACAAATATGATATCAAATTCTAATTCGTTTTGGTTTATCCTAATCGTGAGGAATCCAATTTAATAAAAATAAAGAGTAGAATAGTAAAAGCCCAAAGCGAGGAGCCTCCGTAGCTAAAAAATGGAAGCGGAATCCCAATCACAGGAAACAAACCAATGGTCATACCAATATTTACAAAAACGTGGAAGAAAATTATCGATACCACTCCATACCCATAAATTCTTGAAAATGCTTCTCGTTGCCTTTCAGCAATCATTATTAACCTTAGTAGTAGAATCATAAAAAGCGATATTACTACCAATGAACCTATAAAGCCCCACTCTTCACCTACAGTACAAAATATAAAATCGGTACTTTGTTCGGGAACGAAATTATACTTGGTTTGTGTTCCTTGTAGATAACCCTTTCCCAAGAATCCGCCAGAACCAATTGCAATTTTAGATTGATTAACATTATACCCC
This window of the Bacteroidales bacterium genome carries:
- a CDS encoding redoxin domain-containing protein; translated protein: MMINFLRSKYHAIWMLLVLVLLNSCNDKNSVLIHVKITSSKDSKVFLDKLDFSKSTYIDSVDISKGENSFSFRAKSIMEPTFFVLRVKDKGAITLLSDPGEKMDLIINADKLNDYSVLGSKGSLKTKQLTNKLSETKSKLYSLRLKYNLAQEPVVKSMIEQEYNAAIDSQRAYNSRFIWANAMSRASVMAVYQKYDDNTYVLDRAEDLVLFKTVASTLKALYPNSDYTKGMIAEIHKIEGIIRGSSINSIINQAVTTIPDIALPNPQGDIVKLSTLKGKVILLGFWGSWDQTSLLDNRELLNIYAQFKNKGFEIYQVSLDTNRSEWLNAIESASLPWANVCELNPKGSSYALTYNITQIPANYLIDRNHTIIGKNLFGDNLIKELRKVL
- a CDS encoding UDP-2,3-diacylglucosamine diphosphatase; amino-acid sequence: MQGKKIYFASDLHLGLPTHEESLPREKLFIQWLDRIKPDTAELYLLGDIFDFWFEYSRVVPRGYNRFIGKIAEFTDSGIPVYFFSGNHDVWMFDYFQKELGVEVHHKPLIKEILNKRFFLAHGDGLGAGDRGYKLLKSIFTNPALQWLFARLHPNFSLWFGNQWSVSSRYSKEITHTFKGEDELITKFTRSVLEKEHFDYFIFGHWHSPIIFPLNSSSNLIILGDWLVSNTYSVWDGEQFKLMKFNNTGEDVVLSVAR
- a CDS encoding DUF479 domain-containing protein, which encodes MNFLAHLYLSGSDVEVRLGNFIGDYVKGKSYSQYPEGVQKGITLHRDIDSFTDKHLSTQECIHLLRPGYGKYAGVVVDVLFDYVLANEWYRYSESNLKSYTRRFYLQMVLKYTLLPVRVREFLPFMIQSNRLYSYRTKEGLGKAIEIMSSVTSLPSKPGYAIETLNLNYEKIFFNFNTLFPEMIAFVGDKYDIKF